A stretch of the uncultured Desulfobacter sp. genome encodes the following:
- a CDS encoding AbrB/MazE/SpoVT family DNA-binding domain-containing protein produces MRVTTKGQVTIPKNVREILGIVPETEVDFHEDNGRFYLVKASKNKTTSKFSKLRGIATAKMSTDEIMNMTRKIK; encoded by the coding sequence ATGCGTGTAACCACAAAAGGTCAAGTCACTATCCCCAAGAATGTAAGGGAAATATTAGGTATTGTTCCAGAGACAGAAGTTGATTTTCATGAAGATAACGGAAGATTTTATCTGGTCAAAGCATCAAAAAACAAAACGACCTCTAAATTTTCGAAGTTAAGGGGGATTGCTACAGCTAAAATGTCTACAGACGAAATCATGAATATGACAAGAAAAATAAAATGA
- a CDS encoding type II toxin-antitoxin system VapC family toxin, with the protein MNGIFIDSCVLLDLFTNDPKWGNWSEDVLSRYSQTNTLFINSIVYTEILIGFNRIEEVEEAVEQVGVKVLEIPREALFLAGKTFFEYRRNKGTKSSTLPDFFIGAHATVSSFDLVTRDIAKYRTYFPNIKLICP; encoded by the coding sequence ATGAACGGAATTTTTATTGATTCGTGTGTGTTGCTTGATCTGTTTACGAATGATCCCAAATGGGGAAACTGGTCTGAAGACGTGTTAAGTCGCTATAGTCAAACGAATACATTATTTATAAATTCAATTGTGTATACTGAAATATTAATTGGTTTCAACCGTATTGAAGAAGTAGAGGAAGCTGTTGAACAAGTAGGTGTGAAAGTACTGGAAATTCCACGCGAAGCTTTGTTTTTGGCTGGAAAGACATTTTTTGAGTATCGAAGAAACAAGGGAACTAAAAGCTCAACCCTTCCGGATTTCTTCATTGGCGCACACGCTACAGTATCTTCATTTGACTTAGTCACAAGGGACATCGCAAAATATAGAACGTATTTCCCAAACATAAAACTTATTTGCCCATAA
- a CDS encoding IS91 family transposase: MRIADIINEYHDAFLTRYGETALPGQINALNAMRFCRTPQAGTIQTVCRGCGRTQQHPLSCGNRNCPHCQNHETSQWIERQQNKLLPVNYFMVTFTLPCSLRAVAYRNQRAVFDLMFSCVAGTLKDFGLNPRHLGAHIGMTMVLHTHSRQLQFHPHIHVVVPGGGVDSAKRQWKKKGRYLFNQKALARVFRARFLNGLNQKKLPIPNGVSPEWIVNCTRVGTGITALKYLSRYLYRGVISEKNIIGNRDGKVTFRYIDSTTKSIRCRTLKGEDFLGLILQHVLPRGFRRTREYGFLHSNAKKMLSLVQLILYVRILVVKPSPKPAFKCPYCGTAMVIVGVRAAGTG, translated from the coding sequence ATGCGAATAGCCGATATTATTAATGAGTATCATGATGCATTTTTGACCCGTTACGGGGAAACGGCATTGCCGGGGCAAATTAATGCCTTAAATGCCATGCGATTTTGTCGTACCCCACAAGCCGGAACGATACAAACAGTCTGCCGGGGGTGCGGGCGGACCCAACAGCACCCACTTTCCTGTGGAAACCGCAATTGCCCCCATTGCCAAAACCATGAAACAAGCCAATGGATTGAGCGGCAGCAAAATAAACTGCTTCCCGTCAATTATTTTATGGTGACGTTCACCTTGCCATGCTCGTTAAGAGCCGTTGCATACCGGAATCAACGGGCTGTTTTTGACCTGATGTTTTCATGCGTGGCCGGGACATTGAAGGATTTTGGACTCAATCCCCGGCACCTTGGCGCCCACATCGGCATGACCATGGTCCTTCATACGCATAGCAGACAGCTTCAATTTCATCCTCATATTCATGTGGTTGTTCCCGGCGGAGGGGTCGATTCGGCCAAACGCCAATGGAAAAAAAAAGGCCGATATCTGTTTAATCAAAAAGCTCTGGCCAGGGTTTTTCGTGCCCGGTTTCTTAATGGATTAAATCAGAAAAAATTACCCATCCCGAATGGCGTTTCCCCTGAATGGATTGTCAATTGCACTCGTGTGGGAACCGGTATAACGGCTCTGAAATATCTGTCCCGGTACTTGTACCGGGGTGTAATCAGTGAAAAAAATATCATTGGCAACCGAGACGGAAAAGTCACCTTCAGATATATTGACAGTACGACTAAATCAATACGGTGTCGAACCCTCAAAGGCGAAGACTTTTTAGGCCTTATCCTGCAGCATGTTTTACCCCGGGGATTTCGTCGAACACGGGAGTACGGGTTTCTGCACAGTAATGCTAAAAAGATGCTTTCCCTGGTTCAGCTGATTCTTTACGTTCGGATACTGGTCGTAAAGCCAAGCCCCAAACCGGCTTTTAAATGTCCTTACTGTGGAACTGCCATGGTTATTGTCGGCGTGAGGGCGGCCGGAACCGGATAA
- a CDS encoding type II toxin-antitoxin system RelE/ParE family toxin, which translates to MIKSFKHKGLRKFFETGSISGIQAGHKQKLRMRLIALDTATCIEDMNTPGWRLHSLKGDRKRLWAIDVNRNWRVVFEFKDCNAYVVDYEDYH; encoded by the coding sequence ATGATAAAATCTTTTAAGCACAAAGGACTACGGAAATTTTTTGAAACAGGCAGCATTTCTGGAATCCAGGCCGGTCATAAACAAAAGTTAAGAATGCGCTTAATTGCACTTGATACTGCAACATGTATTGAAGATATGAATACACCGGGTTGGAGGTTGCACAGCTTAAAAGGAGATCGTAAAAGATTATGGGCGATTGATGTAAACCGCAATTGGCGCGTCGTTTTTGAATTCAAAGACTGCAATGCCTATGTTGTAGATTATGAGGATTATCACTAA
- a CDS encoding HigA family addiction module antitoxin, which yields MAMYNPPHPGEFIQEVYLEPLGVSPRSVALRLKVSPSTFVRILKGQSSISPVMALRLSKCLGRTPESWLHMQDSYNLWHAKQNVDLSEIEPIEVSA from the coding sequence ATGGCTATGTATAACCCACCCCATCCAGGGGAATTCATTCAAGAAGTTTACTTGGAACCATTGGGGGTTTCACCACGTAGTGTTGCCCTGCGACTTAAAGTTTCTCCTTCAACATTCGTAAGGATTTTAAAGGGGCAAAGCTCTATAAGTCCTGTAATGGCTCTTCGTTTATCTAAATGCTTGGGACGAACCCCCGAAAGTTGGCTTCATATGCAGGACAGCTATAATTTATGGCATGCGAAGCAGAATGTTGATCTTTCAGAAATTGAACCTATTGAAGTTTCAGCGTAA
- a CDS encoding phosphoglycerate mutase family protein: MKQLFEHAELMQKNAWEIVNDTNVIEIWSSIGATINLVGSLKMGLLINHRDIDFHIYTTPFKLSDSFSAISKLAENKRIKTIDYGNLLEAEDQCIEWHAIYEGKDGHSWQIDMIHILNESPYAGHFEKVAERISAVLTPELRGNILKIKNSIPDEKKVMGIQIYKAVIKDGIQDVDSFWQWKGQNTDEGIITWMP; this comes from the coding sequence ATGAAACAACTTTTTGAACATGCTGAATTAATGCAAAAAAACGCTTGGGAAATCGTTAACGATACAAATGTTATTGAAATATGGTCTTCAATTGGAGCAACGATTAATTTAGTTGGATCCCTTAAAATGGGGTTATTGATAAATCATAGGGATATTGATTTTCATATTTATACGACACCATTCAAGCTTTCAGATAGTTTCTCTGCAATATCTAAACTTGCAGAAAATAAGCGTATTAAAACAATAGATTATGGTAATTTGCTTGAGGCAGAAGATCAATGCATTGAGTGGCATGCTATCTACGAAGGTAAAGATGGGCATTCCTGGCAAATAGATATGATTCATATTTTAAATGAGTCTCCTTATGCCGGTCATTTTGAAAAGGTTGCCGAGCGTATTTCTGCGGTTCTAACCCCAGAGCTTAGGGGTAACATTCTCAAGATAAAAAATAGTATCCCCGATGAAAAAAAGGTCATGGGAATACAAATTTATAAAGCTGTTATTAAAGACGGAATCCAAGATGTTGATTCATTTTGGCAATGGAAAGGGCAGAATACAGATGAAGGCATTATCACATGGATGCCCTAA
- a CDS encoding group II intron maturase-specific domain-containing protein encodes MNRRPQQMELFPASQIAERLRNNDRLMEMILERNNIIRAWKQVCANKGAPGVDGMKTGQLWHYLAKHWPKIEQDLLNCKHKPLPVKRKEIPKPDGGVRLLGIPTIVPTAEGTPQGGPLSPLLSNIVLDELDKELEQRGHRYVRYADDFMIFRKSRKAAERVMQSITKFLTVKLKVNRDKSAVSRPWLRKFLGFTYFQMCGQSKIRIHAKSMKRFKDKVRKLTCRKRGKSLWQVIQELNQYFRGWWNYFRFTEAKSFLKGLKIWIMRRLRSLVWKQWKNPKTMVLNLEKLGIAHQDAMLCGNARKKYWHMSKVKWVAIAMPERYFIEKGLYLPGN; translated from the coding sequence GTGAACAGACGGCCACAGCAGATGGAACTGTTCCCAGCGTCACAGATTGCCGAACGTCTGAGAAACAACGACCGGTTAATGGAGATGATCCTTGAACGCAACAACATTATCCGGGCATGGAAACAGGTTTGTGCCAACAAAGGTGCCCCCGGCGTGGACGGTATGAAAACCGGCCAACTCTGGCACTATCTGGCAAAGCACTGGCCTAAAATTGAACAAGACCTGCTGAACTGTAAGCATAAACCGCTGCCGGTGAAACGCAAGGAGATCCCCAAACCGGACGGCGGTGTCCGTTTACTCGGAATACCCACGATAGTGCCTACGGCAGAAGGGACTCCCCAGGGCGGTCCTCTCTCTCCTTTGCTTTCCAACATCGTCCTTGATGAGTTGGATAAGGAACTGGAGCAACGAGGACACCGATATGTCCGTTATGCCGATGACTTTATGATCTTCCGCAAAAGTCGGAAAGCGGCCGAAAGGGTTATGCAGAGTATCACCAAATTTTTGACCGTGAAACTCAAAGTAAACCGGGACAAAAGTGCTGTCAGCAGACCGTGGCTACGCAAATTTCTCGGATTCACATATTTCCAAATGTGTGGACAGTCAAAAATCCGGATTCATGCCAAGAGCATGAAACGATTCAAAGACAAAGTCCGGAAATTAACCTGCCGCAAGCGGGGCAAAAGCCTGTGGCAGGTTATCCAGGAATTGAACCAATACTTTCGGGGATGGTGGAATTATTTTCGGTTCACTGAAGCCAAATCCTTCCTCAAAGGGCTCAAAATTTGGATAATGCGACGGCTGCGAAGTCTTGTTTGGAAACAATGGAAAAATCCCAAAACTATGGTTCTGAATCTTGAGAAACTTGGTATTGCTCACCAAGATGCCATGCTTTGCGGCAATGCCCGCAAAAAGTACTGGCACATGAGCAAAGTCAAATGGGTGGCCATTGCCATGCCTGAGCGATATTTTATTGAGAAAGGATTATATCTGCCCGGGAACTGA
- a CDS encoding type II toxin-antitoxin system HicA family toxin has product MNKKQKQTLEKIFEKPERSDIAWSNIESLFLALGADISEGRGSRVRIALNDVRAVFHRPHPERVTGKGAIKSVRRFLQEAGVRL; this is encoded by the coding sequence ATGAATAAAAAGCAAAAACAAACTCTTGAAAAAATATTTGAAAAACCAGAACGATCAGATATAGCGTGGTCAAATATTGAATCGTTATTTTTAGCTCTCGGCGCTGATATTTCTGAAGGAAGAGGGTCACGAGTTAGAATTGCGCTGAATGATGTCCGTGCTGTTTTTCACAGACCCCACCCAGAAAGAGTAACTGGAAAAGGTGCTATCAAATCTGTACGAAGATTTCTTCAAGAGGCAGGAGTAAGACTATGA
- a CDS encoding type II toxin-antitoxin system HicB family antitoxin yields the protein MMEYKGYFAKVEFDDEANIFHGEIINLRDVITFEGESVEELRQAFTDSVEDYLEFCAERGEAPEKPYSGKFLVRVGPELHKTLVIQARKNGKSLNTWVTDALQKTATDITQSR from the coding sequence ATGATGGAATATAAAGGATATTTTGCAAAGGTTGAGTTTGATGATGAAGCCAATATTTTTCATGGAGAAATTATCAATCTGAGAGATGTAATTACCTTTGAAGGGGAATCGGTTGAGGAGCTTCGACAAGCCTTCACAGACTCAGTAGAAGACTACTTGGAATTTTGTGCTGAAAGGGGAGAAGCCCCTGAAAAGCCTTATTCTGGAAAATTTTTAGTTCGAGTTGGCCCAGAACTACATAAGACCCTTGTAATACAGGCGAGGAAGAATGGAAAAAGCCTTAACACCTGGGTAACGGATGCTCTTCAAAAAACGGCAACAGATATCACCCAATCGAGATAG
- a CDS encoding DUF2145 domain-containing protein, producing the protein MMKHIRLLLLLLPVVFLAWPENFVFAGSSQASGEIHFKPEEIIKFSKKVEKTLAQKGARVAIIARVGRPRNKLPEGISFTHTAIAVYSQITTADGRKIPGYAIYNLYQRAGEPDVSDLVQDFPVDFFAAVEVLEAGIIIPSPELQKRVLNVLASPTYKELHNPHYSVIANPFTLEFQNCTEHTLDVIMAAIYETGDIKAIKANEKEYFEPQPLNVNPVKLLLGSMFVADVATSDHPGSPVTSTFTAIGKFLTKYNAASEILTVTPDT; encoded by the coding sequence ATGATGAAACACATAAGACTCCTTCTGCTTTTATTGCCTGTTGTTTTTCTTGCATGGCCCGAAAATTTTGTTTTTGCAGGAAGTAGTCAGGCAAGCGGGGAAATCCATTTCAAGCCGGAAGAGATCATAAAATTTTCCAAAAAAGTTGAAAAAACATTGGCCCAAAAGGGTGCCAGGGTTGCAATTATTGCACGAGTCGGCAGACCACGAAACAAATTGCCGGAAGGGATAAGTTTTACCCATACGGCAATAGCAGTTTATTCTCAAATTACAACGGCCGATGGAAGAAAGATCCCTGGCTATGCAATATACAATTTGTACCAGCGGGCAGGCGAACCTGATGTCAGTGATTTGGTTCAAGATTTTCCGGTGGATTTTTTTGCCGCTGTTGAGGTGCTGGAGGCCGGTATCATAATTCCGTCTCCTGAGCTGCAAAAAAGGGTGTTGAATGTTCTGGCCTCTCCGACATACAAAGAATTACACAATCCCCATTATTCCGTTATTGCCAATCCATTTACGCTTGAGTTTCAAAATTGCACTGAGCATACACTGGATGTAATAATGGCAGCAATCTATGAAACCGGCGATATCAAAGCGATCAAAGCGAATGAAAAAGAATATTTTGAACCACAACCTCTAAACGTTAACCCCGTAAAGCTCCTGCTTGGTTCAATGTTTGTTGCAGATGTCGCAACGTCAGACCATCCAGGGTCCCCGGTGACATCGACGTTTACAGCTATTGGCAAGTTTTTAACAAAATACAACGCAGCATCTGAAATATTAACCGTAACACCGGATACGTAA
- a CDS encoding glycosyltransferase N-terminal domain-containing protein, whose protein sequence is MIKSVFIPNFFKFYNILWEAALPFLKRHPRLAPTFDKRIHPVHLQPADIWIQAASAGEAYLAVSIIQTLNPDSPVSILVTTTTDQGMEILTQTLSPKKISSHISLCIDIFPLDRPKAMNKAVQQVNPAIMVLLETELWPAHLYALKKNHTRVLIINGRLSKKSGRNYKLTKAFWQSFAPERILAISVEDAQKFSQVFPHTHVETMDNIKFDRMTVQNASGKASALAEIVPREMPLSIFASFRRQEEAQIIDMIKILLKKKPNQIIALFPRHMHRITPLLKRLNKNDLTVYKGSQISSVLTNPAIILWDKFGDLYQAYGHADVVFVGGSLVPLGGQNFMEPAALGVPTIIGPHWQDFAWVGKKIFKTGAVTQCRNQQHAAETMCKYLIKSEKENRQTRIDSLNHYISQKQGGAQTAADTIWSSWVATDK, encoded by the coding sequence ATGATAAAAAGTGTTTTTATACCCAATTTTTTTAAATTTTACAATATCCTGTGGGAAGCTGCCCTGCCTTTTTTAAAACGGCACCCAAGGCTTGCACCGACCTTTGACAAGCGGATCCATCCGGTCCATCTTCAACCTGCAGACATATGGATACAGGCGGCATCGGCCGGGGAGGCATATCTTGCCGTATCCATTATACAAACCCTTAACCCGGACAGCCCGGTCTCCATACTGGTGACCACAACCACGGATCAGGGTATGGAAATTCTGACACAAACGCTGTCGCCCAAAAAAATTTCATCCCATATTAGCCTGTGTATTGATATATTCCCCCTTGACAGACCAAAGGCCATGAACAAAGCGGTACAACAGGTTAATCCGGCGATTATGGTTTTACTGGAAACCGAACTGTGGCCGGCCCATCTTTATGCGTTAAAAAAAAATCATACCAGAGTATTGATTATCAACGGCCGGTTGTCCAAAAAAAGCGGCCGGAATTACAAACTGACCAAAGCGTTCTGGCAATCTTTTGCCCCGGAACGTATTCTGGCCATCTCTGTTGAAGACGCCCAAAAATTTTCCCAGGTATTTCCCCACACCCATGTTGAAACCATGGACAATATCAAATTTGACCGCATGACGGTTCAAAACGCGAGCGGTAAAGCGTCTGCCTTAGCGGAAATCGTGCCCCGGGAAATGCCCCTGTCTATTTTTGCCTCCTTCCGCCGCCAGGAAGAAGCGCAGATCATTGACATGATAAAAATTTTATTAAAAAAGAAACCGAACCAGATTATTGCTCTGTTCCCCAGGCATATGCATCGGATAACGCCACTCTTAAAACGACTGAATAAAAACGACCTCACAGTATATAAAGGCTCGCAGATATCATCCGTGCTGACTAATCCTGCCATTATCCTGTGGGACAAATTTGGAGATTTGTACCAGGCTTACGGCCATGCCGATGTGGTCTTTGTCGGCGGAAGCCTGGTGCCGTTAGGTGGTCAAAATTTTATGGAGCCCGCAGCCTTAGGCGTTCCAACAATCATCGGTCCCCACTGGCAGGATTTTGCCTGGGTGGGAAAAAAAATCTTTAAGACCGGTGCCGTAACCCAGTGCAGAAACCAACAGCATGCCGCTGAAACAATGTGCAAATACCTTATAAAATCAGAAAAAGAAAACCGGCAAACACGCATTGACTCGTTGAATCATTATATTTCACAAAAACAAGGCGGCGCACAGACCGCAGCAGATACCATTTGGTCTTCGTGGGTGGCAACCGATAAATAA
- a CDS encoding ABC transporter transmembrane domain-containing protein yields MKSRKNTLSEERRQKIIRMVLAHWKRIALAALFMVVEAGAGGAMAMLVKPVLDDIFIARDSTKLLLIPGLAILVFFLKGAGSYGAEYLMSYVGQRIIREFRDRLYEKIMNLPISYIQKEKTGVLMSRVTNDVSIIKSMVSTAVISLFRDSFSVVAFLFVIFYRDWKLALGAFVVLPIAFYPIVIFGKRIRKFSTGTQETMADLNAFLHETFSGTKIVKIFNLQAFETDRFKKKTKELFRLEMKKVMTRALSSPVMEFLGGLGIAFVIWFAGMRVVNGTSTPGVFFSFLTAVMMLYAPVKKLASLNNTIQEGVAAASRVFDVLEAKNDVVDKSDARSLNASSCEVVFEDVSFAYGSEEPLALKHINLKAAPGETLALVGMSGGGKTSLVNLIPRLYDVTDGAVFVGGHDVRDLSISSLRDHISIVTQEPILFNETVRDNIRYGKMDADDAAVEAAAQAAFAHDFICGFPKGYDTVIGELGSRLSGGEKQRICIARALLKNSPVLILDEATSALDSQAEKVVQKALENLMKGRTSFVIAHRLSTIDYASRIIVLKNGTIVEQGVHDDLMAAKGFYYQLQSMQTKTN; encoded by the coding sequence ATGAAATCAAGAAAAAATACATTGTCTGAAGAACGCAGGCAAAAAATTATCCGGATGGTGTTGGCACACTGGAAAAGAATTGCCCTGGCCGCGTTATTTATGGTGGTGGAGGCAGGTGCCGGCGGTGCCATGGCAATGCTGGTCAAACCTGTGCTCGATGATATTTTCATTGCCAGGGACAGCACCAAGTTATTGCTCATCCCCGGTCTTGCCATTCTGGTGTTTTTTTTAAAAGGCGCCGGTTCATATGGGGCGGAATACCTGATGAGTTATGTGGGACAGCGTATTATTCGTGAGTTCAGGGACCGCCTTTATGAAAAAATCATGAATTTGCCTATTTCATATATCCAAAAGGAAAAAACCGGGGTGCTCATGTCCCGGGTTACCAATGATGTAAGTATTATCAAAAGCATGGTGTCCACTGCCGTTATCAGCCTGTTCAGGGATTCTTTTTCTGTTGTGGCATTTTTGTTCGTTATTTTTTATCGGGACTGGAAACTTGCATTAGGGGCGTTTGTTGTCCTGCCCATTGCCTTTTACCCCATCGTCATTTTCGGCAAAAGAATCCGGAAGTTTTCCACGGGAACCCAGGAAACCATGGCCGATCTTAATGCCTTTTTACATGAAACATTTTCCGGGACAAAGATTGTTAAAATATTTAATCTTCAAGCCTTTGAAACGGATAGATTTAAGAAAAAGACCAAAGAACTGTTTCGATTAGAGATGAAAAAGGTGATGACCCGGGCATTATCCTCTCCGGTGATGGAGTTTTTAGGCGGATTAGGCATCGCTTTTGTTATCTGGTTCGCCGGGATGCGGGTGGTCAACGGCACCTCCACACCGGGTGTGTTTTTTTCTTTTTTGACTGCCGTGATGATGCTTTATGCACCGGTGAAAAAATTGGCCTCCCTGAATAATACCATTCAGGAAGGTGTGGCTGCTGCATCCAGGGTCTTTGATGTACTGGAAGCAAAAAACGATGTGGTGGACAAATCCGATGCCCGTTCCCTTAACGCGTCATCCTGTGAAGTGGTTTTTGAAGATGTATCTTTTGCCTACGGCTCTGAAGAGCCTTTGGCCTTAAAACACATCAACCTTAAGGCCGCACCCGGAGAGACTCTGGCCCTGGTCGGCATGAGCGGCGGCGGAAAAACCAGCCTGGTGAATTTGATCCCAAGACTTTATGATGTGACTGACGGGGCTGTTTTTGTCGGCGGTCATGATGTTAGGGACCTGAGCATTTCTTCCCTGCGAGACCATATTTCTATTGTGACCCAGGAGCCTATTTTATTCAACGAAACCGTGCGGGACAATATTCGGTATGGGAAAATGGATGCGGATGATGCTGCGGTTGAAGCGGCAGCACAGGCCGCCTTTGCCCATGATTTTATCTGTGGTTTCCCTAAAGGCTATGATACGGTAATCGGAGAGCTGGGTTCCCGTTTGTCCGGCGGAGAGAAGCAGCGGATCTGTATTGCCAGGGCGCTTTTGAAAAATTCGCCGGTGCTGATTCTAGACGAGGCAACCTCCGCTTTGGATTCCCAAGCGGAAAAAGTTGTGCAAAAGGCCTTGGAAAATTTGATGAAAGGGCGTACCTCTTTTGTGATTGCCCACAGGCTGTCTACCATTGATTATGCATCCCGGATCATTGTACTCAAAAACGGCACCATTGTTGAACAAGGTGTTCATGATGATCTGATGGCTGCAAAAGGCTTTTATTATCAACTGCAATCCATGCAGACTAAAACAAATTAA
- a CDS encoding Trm112 family protein gives MALSKELLEILVCPKCKGPVELTESEDGLVCNACALKYEIRDDIPIMLIDEAIAIKQ, from the coding sequence ATGGCTTTATCAAAAGAACTGCTTGAAATCCTCGTTTGCCCCAAGTGTAAAGGGCCGGTGGAATTGACCGAATCTGAAGACGGCCTGGTCTGCAATGCCTGCGCCCTTAAATACGAAATCCGGGATGATATTCCCATTATGCTCATTGACGAGGCCATTGCTATCAAACAATGA
- a CDS encoding DUF4416 family protein, with translation MSTPKQPVPAKLVMSVFMKDKSVLASVFSRLEAVGGPVDMISPWLDFDFTDYYYKEMGEPLFRRLIAFKPLMEQETLASIKLDTNKIESDCLDENNRTINIDPGYLLSSRFILATGKEYSHRIYIGQRIYADLTLMYTKKGFKTLEWTYPDYASPAVFKFLGQVRQKYLTDLKAIKG, from the coding sequence ATGAGTACGCCTAAACAACCTGTACCGGCCAAGCTTGTGATGTCGGTTTTCATGAAAGACAAGTCGGTTCTGGCATCGGTGTTTTCACGCCTTGAAGCCGTAGGCGGACCTGTGGACATGATTTCTCCCTGGCTGGATTTTGATTTTACCGATTATTATTATAAGGAGATGGGGGAACCGTTGTTCCGCAGGCTTATTGCTTTCAAACCGCTTATGGAACAAGAAACCCTGGCTTCGATTAAACTTGACACCAACAAAATTGAATCCGACTGTCTGGACGAAAATAACAGAACCATCAACATTGACCCGGGGTATCTTTTGTCTTCCCGGTTTATTCTGGCTACGGGAAAGGAGTATTCCCACAGGATTTACATCGGACAAAGAATTTATGCTGACCTGACATTAATGTACACCAAAAAAGGCTTTAAAACCCTGGAATGGACTTACCCGGATTACGCCTCTCCTGCTGTGTTCAAATTTTTAGGCCAGGTGAGACAGAAGTATCTTACGGATCTTAAGGCCATAAAAGGATAA
- a CDS encoding YicC/YloC family endoribonuclease: protein MIKSMTAFAKVSHTLETLTVDMTVRSYNSRFLDFSIHLPETCQPFEEEIKKIMGQFHARGRIEIRASLEDQSLDQDLFEVDIIKAKAYYKALKTVRDSLSLSSDIALETVLGAKQVIVAAKPEVNLELLRSALCDTARNAAQALDRMRKQEGENLYQDLQHRISDIEQRMADVETQAKTIPETYKARLKERLAVLTAEDGDCFDPVRLAQETALLADKSDVSEEIVRVHSHIKMFREVMDENESQGRKLNFLIQEFNREFNTIGSKAGNANLSHAVVDLKSELEKIREQVQNIE from the coding sequence ATGATAAAAAGCATGACCGCTTTTGCCAAGGTGTCGCACACCCTGGAAACTTTGACCGTAGACATGACAGTGCGCAGCTATAATTCCCGGTTTCTCGATTTTTCCATTCATCTGCCCGAAACTTGCCAGCCCTTTGAAGAGGAAATAAAAAAAATCATGGGGCAGTTCCACGCCCGGGGCAGAATAGAGATCCGGGCAAGTCTGGAGGATCAGTCCCTGGATCAGGATCTGTTTGAGGTGGACATTATCAAGGCCAAAGCTTATTATAAAGCATTGAAAACGGTTCGGGACTCCCTTTCTCTTTCCAGTGATATTGCCCTGGAAACCGTGCTTGGGGCCAAGCAGGTCATTGTGGCTGCAAAACCGGAGGTCAATCTGGAGCTTCTTCGCTCTGCCCTGTGTGACACGGCCCGTAATGCGGCCCAGGCTCTTGACCGCATGCGAAAGCAGGAGGGAGAAAACCTCTATCAGGATTTACAACATCGTATTTCAGACATTGAACAGCGCATGGCAGACGTTGAAACACAGGCCAAAACCATACCGGAAACGTATAAGGCCAGGCTTAAGGAACGCTTGGCCGTGCTGACTGCCGAGGACGGGGATTGTTTTGATCCGGTCCGTTTAGCCCAGGAAACAGCGCTTCTTGCGGACAAAAGTGATGTGTCCGAAGAGATTGTCCGGGTGCACAGCCATATTAAAATGTTCCGGGAGGTCATGGATGAAAATGAGTCCCAGGGCAGAAAACTTAATTTTTTGATCCAGGAGTTTAACCGGGAGTTTAATACCATTGGTTCCAAAGCCGGCAATGCGAACTTGTCCCATGCCGTGGTAGACTTGAAATCGGAGCTGGAAAAAATCCGCGAACAGGTGCAGAATATCGAATAA